The sequence below is a genomic window from Brettanomyces bruxellensis chromosome 9, complete sequence.
GATTCTAAATTTTCAGAGGATGACGATGAGAATTCTAACATATCATCCGATTGGAACAATACCAAAAGCACGCTAGAAGtattgaaaaagcaaattttACAAAGAGTGACACAGCTAAAAGCATACAGAGTTGAATATGAGGccttgaagaagaagcgtgaatcaaacaaacaaacaaaaaaagacaaagcTGAAGGAAATGCAAATTCTAAGGGGAACAGAAATGGTAAAATACTCAACACAGAGAATACATCATTACAATTGGGAGCAttcataaataaaataaacacTGCCTTGATCAGTACACTGAACATTGATGCCATTCACGATCTGAATTTAGATAGATTACCCTACATAAACGGTGAGAAGATAAACTCAATTGAGCACGAACTTCAGCTACTCAACTTCAAGGAAAATTATATGAAACGGTCGCAATTAAGCCTGGATGAATTGATATTACGGAACAAGCTCATCTCACGACTGAACTCATATTATAGAAATGAGTTGATTGCCAATCGTCAGTTTGTAAGCCGTGTTATATCTGCTGTTCGATCGGCGGATAAAAGCGCAGAAAAAGCTAAATCACACAATGGTGACGCACCTCCCTATCGTAATATAATTGCGgatcttcaaaaaagaatctCGGATCTTGAAACGAGCAATGATGAGGCACAAAATGAGGTAGCTGTTCTCAAAGAGAGATGGAACAATCTTGTAAAGACGgcaaggaggaaaaaagatcaacaaGTGAATTTAGAAAAACAACGCAGGGAATCTACAGGGTAAGAAAAAGTGTAGCCCTACAAATACAATCCGATTTTTGTGAACTAATTTGAACATGTATTTATCCAATAATGCAATGGAATGCCGCtatatattaaattaagCAGCTGCACCATGCAACATCTCCTCTTTACCGATAAGATGTTCTATTGTCTTGATGTCTTCTAGTAGAGTATCAATGTTGAAGCTCCATTCATTGAGCAATTCATTCTCCCCCTTTGGTTTGATGAAACTAACAATTCCAGCTGGCCTGTTAATCTTCGCATATAGAACACTAGAGTTGACCAATTCAATGATGACATTTTCAACAGAAGGTTGATCAAGTTGAAGTAAGCCACATAATCTGTTGAGCATTATACTGGAGTAGAATCCAGATATGACACGCAAATTGTACTCGATGGTTCTCTTCTTAAGATCCGAATAATGCTTCTTACCATCTTCTGTGGATTGGTCATAAGCGGTCTCTTTTGAAAGCTCTGGGCCGTATTTTTGCTCGAAATCTGACCAGTTTATAATTTCACGAGTGGTAAGGACTTTCACGATGTCCTTGCAAAGTGGAAGTTTATTCAAGTTCTTGTCTAGCTTTATGCGTGAGATCAAGTCATTTTGCAGAGGCGTGTAAGGTGCTAAAATAACAAAGTATGTCGCCTgcttcaaatatttcaatgcCTCCTTTTTATCACCTTCGATTTTTGGAATATGATAGATAGCAAGATTGTTCTTCACCACATTGATATAGTCGTTAGCATGTGTATTAATCTCGATCATAAGCTGGTAATACCGTAATTTTAAGTCGGCATACGATTCCAGGGTTCTGATCAAAATCTTTCTGGACAAAATATCGGAAAACTGGTAATCGCCTTTCAAATTCGACAAGTGCATCTGATCTTCAATGAACTGTATTCTCTCTTTCAACTCCATAGATCCATATGTTTCAACTTGAAGGTCGCAGAGAACTTCACAAGCTTTATCGAGATCATGCTTCTGGTTTAACAATATATCACTCAAAGTTTTTGTCACTCTAGCTCTCTCAAGTTCAACAAATATCTTGTTTTCAGTAACCATCCTAATGGTTTCGATAACATCGATCTCAGTATCCAAATCCTCAATCTCATCCAAATGTTTGATAACCTGTTGGATTAAAACTCTGATTGAGTCTTTTAATTGTGCATGCTTTTTCGAAAGAGAGATAATATTCTCCTTTGTGAGATCCcaatccttcttttccgcCAACAAGTCTGCCAACTTCACCATGATTCTTTTTGACGATGCCAAATCTGATGCTTGCCTGGTTTGCTTCTCTAAAAGAAGCAACTTCTCGACAGCAGCCCTATAGTCATCTGTTGCAAGCGTATCAATCTGTGGAAATTGTTCATCTAGGGTTTCCGAAAAATCCTTCTCTGCCTTAAGAGGTGCATCAAAGGACATAGTgcaatttctttccttttcgaTTCTATGTAGTATATCTTCAAACTCGAACGGATGACTTCAGTGCCAAAAAGTTATGAATTCCGGTATTTGGAGAAAAGATACGCCAACAAATATTCCACCTTTGAATTAAAACAATCTTATATAAAGTGATAGATGCGGAGGCAACAAGGCGAATTGTATTGTCATCGCAAAGCTTTCATTCATATATTCCAcatcccttttttttttcataacTCTTGCCACcaggggggggggggggaaaaaaagaacgtAAGGCCGTCAACAGATTAATCATACGTTTTTACATCCTTACATCGAAATACTCGGCACCAGTGTTGTTACTGCCGCGACGATCGTTTAACTGAGGCTGTGTGCTTTGTTCAGCTTTCcttgcatttttcatttaaacACGGAACAGCGATACACGAAGGAGgaatatcaatatttaAGGAGAATCATTCAGAATCGAAAAGACTAAATTTAAATAGCAGACTCTGCCTTGTCAGAAATATAAGAGACATACCAGAAATTGACTCTGTGATAAGCTGAGTAGCGTCAGAATTAAAGCATTACTCTTTTGAAGTTTGTGTTTTGCTCAGTACATCCGAGATGGATGTTTCATCAACTTTCTATGCAAGGGCTGTGAACTCCACAGTAAACTTAAACTGGGCGTTTCTAATATATTGGATAGTGGCCTTGCTTTCCGCAACATTATTTGCATTCTACTTCAACCGTATTGTTGGCATCGTcatatcatttttattaaGACCTATACTATGGAGGAAATACCGAATACGAGTACAAGTTCAATCTTTAAAGGTTTCATTTCTTGGTGGccgtatttttttcaagaacttGATTATTATCACCAGGAATCAGATGTATTTAATGCATCAGGGTACTTTTACATGGAGATACTGGCTTCTTCATACAAGGAAGACCAAACTTCTATTAGAGCAGCAGCATCAGAAGAGTGCGATAAACGCCGGACTATCGGCTCGTAACTTTTTATCTGTAATGGGATTGGAAGTGTTTCTTTACAATAGGACAGGTGCCTATGACATAATAACggaaaaattaaaggaGGACAAAACGAATGAATCCAATCATGAATATTCGGAATACTCAGAAGCAAACCAGAGGCCTGGAAATTCAAATTCGTTATCTGGTTCTTTAGACTCTATTTTGACCGATGAcaatatttcaaatgctCACTCCACACAATCGTACCATAATGTAAAATCTTCAAATCTAGACGAGGCATCTTTATACAGGGTGAAAACTGCTATAGAGCAGGAGGAAATAGTTGACTCCACCTTTTTAGACATTCTTCCTTTGGACGTTGAGGTTGAAAAGGGATCTGTGATTATTGGAAACGAGACCACACCATCATTACTTGTTGCGCTTTGCTCGACTATGAAGGGAACAATTGATGCTTCTGAGCCCGCATCAAATCTTGATTATTACCGCTCAAATTTTGATGTGGACTGTTCGGATTTCAAGATTGATTTAAGACCAAACGTGACGTTTAAAAGCATTGAAAAGctagatgatgaaataaatagatTTGTTGTGCGGAATACGGAACATAAATTTTCGTTATGGAAGTTCTTCTCAGGTATAGCAGACAGAATTGTATATGTTCTATTCTGTATTGGCAGTGTCGCATTCTTTTGCCTGCCATTAGGAAGCAAAAAGTCTCATCAGAACCCAGCTACCGATTTTAGTGAGGAAAGTACCGCGTTTGGTTCTGCCAgtaaagagaaagatgatgacaaATGGTACGGCTTGGCCAGATATTTGACAGAAAAGAGCGATGCAGATTTGACCTCATCAACTAGGATAGCTGGTGAGGATACAAGCACAAAGCAGAACAACGATAAATTGAACCAACAGTATTTTGGTGAGTATGCGAGATGCACAAACATATTTGAAAGCACGAGGACGaaaattaaatattattacGATTCTCCAGGGCTTGTTCCACCCGTTCAGATAACATCAAATCCAGTCACTGGACCTAATATTGGTAACGGTTGTGACGCACCACAGACAGGCTTGGATATCAGTATATTTGGAGCAAGTATGCATTATGGTCCTTGGGCTGATAAACAAAGGGGACCAATTCAGAAGTTGATTTTTCCCCAGATATGCAGGGACAGCGAGCCATTTAAGAAACTCTGTACTGGAATGAGGAGGCAGTATACGGATTTTGTGATCAACGTAGagtttgaagatgaagctACATTACAGATACCACATAGAGAACCAAgtaaagatgaagtataTCAAAAGGAAACAGCTGCAACAGCAAATGTTCGTCCATTTGGATGGATCGAacttaaatttttgaaggatACATCCATCTGGATATCGACATCATACATTCCTGAGGAGGAAGCTGGGTATGATAATCACCTTAAAATCAGTCTAAACGATGTTGAAATATCGACAAGCGTCAACCATGATATATTGTTCAAAGCCGCAAAGCATTTCGTTGATGCCTCCATAGGATATCCGTTGGAATGGAATGGTGAGGCAATATGGACTTTTGATATGAGATCGACAGCTGCTGAACTTTACATTCTTCGGGAAcacttttctcttcttgcCGATTTGTTCACTGACTTCAGCTCTGGTGATCCTATACCTTATGAAGTTTTCAGACCATTTGTTTATCGCATCAATTGGACCGTCGATGATTATAAGTTGttcttcaatatcaacGAGAGAAACGTGATAGATAATCCTCTTGATCATTCAAATAATACTTACTTCGCAACCAGTGGAGAAGAACTTCTTCTTAAGATTGATATCCCATTGGAAACTGTGTATAGAAAATC
It includes:
- a CDS encoding uncharacterized protein (BUSCO:EOG09262P1W) — encoded protein: MSFDAPLKAEKDFSETLDEQFPQIDTLATDDYRAAVEKLLLLEKQTRQASDLASSKRIMVKLADLLAEKKDWDLTKENIISLSKKHAQLKDSIRVLIQQVIKHLDEIEDLDTEIDVIETIRMVTENKIFVELERARVTKTLSDILLNQKHDLDKACEVLCDLQVETYGSMELKERIQFIEDQMHLSNLKGDYQFSDILSRKILIRTLESYADLKLRYYQLMIEINTHANDYINVVKNNLAIYHIPKIEGDKKEALKYLKQATYFVILAPYTPLQNDLISRIKLDKNLNKLPLCKDIVKVLTTREIINWSDFEQKYGPELSKETAYDQSTEDGKKHYSDLKKRTIEYNLRVISGFYSSIMLNRLCGLLQLDQPSVENVIIELVNSSVLYAKINRPAGIVSFIKPKGENELLNEWSFNIDTLLEDIKTIEHLIGKEEMLHGAAA